The Dyadobacter sandarakinus DNA window GGTAATCGAGCTTGCAACCCAGCGTAAAGGTGAATTGCTGATCATGGAGCCTAAAGGCGATTTGCAGCATCTTGAATTCCTGATTCCTTCAAGAGGGTTGATCGGTCTTCGCTCAAACGTATTGACAGCGACGCAGGGTGAGGCAGTAATGACGCACCGTTTTAAAGAGTTCGGTACTTTCCGCGGACCTATCCCGGGACGTATCAGCGGTTCGATCATTTCGAAAAATACAGGACCGGCAACCGGTTACACCATTGATAAATTGCAGGATCGCGGTCGCTTCTTTGTGGAGCCGGGTGACGAGATTTACGGTGGACAGGTAATTGGTGAGCACAACCGTCCGAACGATATCGTAGTGAACCTTCAGGAAGCAAAAAAACTGACCAACATGCGTGCCTCCGGTACGGACGATGGTTTGAGAATTGCTCCGAAAATCAACTTCTCTCTGGAAGAATCCATGGAATACATCCAGAAAGACGAATACCTGGAAGTAACGCCTCAGAGCATGCGTATGCGGAAAATCTACCTGGACGAAAACGAGCGCAAGCGCTACTCGTCCAAGCTGGAAACTGCATAGTCTGACTTACATACAGATTGGGAAAAAGGAAGCGCTCGCGCTTCCTTTTTTTGTTTTAGTCCTATATCAAATTAAGAAGTTACTGAACTGCTGCTATAAATGATCCCGGAAACTTCGGGCACCTGGTTTTAATTGCTGGCATTATTATCATGCTCTTTTACATTTCAGTAATTCAGGTAAATACTCTACAAAATTCTGTCTTCCTGTATAATGCTGTGTATTCCTTTTAAGCTTTGAATTATTGATGATACATTCTATTTAACATCACTTTATTATACAATTCCAAGAATATCTAGTTTTTTGCTTTTATATCAGCAAATCTTTTATGTTTGTGTAACCACAACGACGCAATATTATAACACGCTAATTTACAGTACCTTAAATTAAGTAAGATGTCGTACATAGAACCTGCTCCAATTAAGGATAAAGAAAATCCACTGGAGTCCATGATGCAAAGATTTGACAAGGCTGTTGAGCTACTGGGAATATCCGGAGAAATGTATCAGATCCTGAAAGTACCCCGCAAGCAGGTGACAGTGGGCTTGCCGGTAACCATGGATTCCGGCGAGATCCGCGTATTTGAGGGTTACCGGGTGATCCACTCCACGATTCTGGGTCCGAGTAAAGGAGGTATCCGGTTTGACCCGGATGTGAATATTGACGAAGTACGCGCACTCGCTGCCTGGATGACGTGGAAATGCGCTGTGGTGGACATTCCCTATGGTGGTGCCAAGGGTGGTGTTGCATGTAATCCACGGGAAATGTCAGCCGGGGAGATCGAACGCTTGACGCGCGCTTATACCACCGCGCTCCTGGATGTTTTCGGTCCTGATCAGGATATTCCGGCGCCTGATATGGGTACCGGGCCCCGCGAAATGGCCTGGCTTATGGATGAATATTCCAAGGCAAAAGGTATGACCGTGCAGGCGGTGGTAACCGGCAAGCCACTGGTACTCGGCGGCTCGCTGGGCCGGACAGAGGCCACTGGCCGCGGTGTTACCATATCAGCAGTGACCGGCATGGAAAAGCTACGCATTAATCCCTACCGGGCTACTGCAGCCGTACAGGGTTTCGGCAACGTGGGCTCGCATGCTGCCTTGCTGCTGAGGGAAAGAGGTGTTGCTATTCATGCAATCAGTGATATTTCCGGAGCCTATTATAACGATAAGGGCATTGACGTAGCGGATGCCGTAAAATACCGTGAGAACAACAATGGTTCGCTGGAAGGTTATCCGGGGGCCGAGCTGATACCGGGAGATGATATCCTGACCCTGCCGGTGGATGTGCTGGTACCCGCAGCGAAGGAAGATGTGATTACCCGCCGCAATGCCGCAGGTATCCAGGCCAAAATAATCGTGGAAGGTGCCAATGGTCCTACTTCCGCCAAAGCCGACGACATCATCAATGAAAAAGGAATTATGGTGGTACCCGATATCCTGGCGAATGCAGGAGGTGTTACCGTTTCCTACTTTGAGTGGGTACAAAATCGCATCGGATACAAATGGACGCTCGACCGGATCAACCGGCGTACGGACAGGATCATGAAGGATTCATTTGATAAAGTGTATGAAACCGCTCAAAAATACAAGGTTTCGCTTCGTATTGCAGCTTATATCGTGGCAATCGACAAGGTGTCAAGTACCTACAAGTACCGCGGCGGGTTTTGATCATCAGCGCCGGCACAAAGGCAGTATCCTGACAGGGGTACTGCCTTTTTTGTTTTACATCAATGATTGTGTTAACATTCAGTTAAATCAGGCGCCTGTCAGTACGATGGACTGCTTCTTCCGGGCAGATATGTTAATTTTAAGTTAAAAATCATCGTTCAACCTGTAAAACGCGCATCTCTGCGGGTAACAAAGCTCCGGAGCGCGAAAACGTACACCCATGTCCCTCAGTCCCCGGTTTATTGCGGTTATCCTCGCCCTGCTGATTTCCCTGATCACCACCAGTTTTCTTGCCTTTGTCGACGGGGTGTCCAAAGGCATGCTTTTCGTGACCGCCATTTCGTCGGTGGTAACCTCCTTTTTCCTGACCCTCTACACCATTGATGTGCTTGTTTTCAGGGAAGTGAACAAGATGTACCGCACGATCCACAAGCTCAAAATGAGGGATTTCAATATGACGCCCCGCAAAAAGCTCATCCAGGAATCCAACCCTATGCGGACTATCAATGATGAGATCTTTGTTTATGTTACCAAAAAACAGAAGGAAATCGATGAGCTGAAAAAGCTGGAACTCTTCCGCCGCGAGTTCCTGGCAGATGTCTCCCACGAGTTTAAAACACCCATTTTTGCGGCTCAGGGGTTTATCCATACTTTGTTGGACGGAGCTATGGAAGACGAAAATGTGCGGGAGCGTTTTCTGAGAAAAGCGGCCAAAAATCTGGATAGCCTGGATGTGCTGGTAAAAGACCTGCTGGTGCTGTCGCAAATGGAAACAGGCGATATTAAAATGAATACTGCTCCCATGGACATCCGGCTGCTTACGCATAACATTTTTAGCCGGCTCGAAAACATTGCCCATAGCCGGGAGGTAACACTTAAAGTTAAACCCGAGGATATGCCCGAAGTATGGGTGCTGGCCGACATGGACCGGATCGAGCAGGTAATGCTCAACCTCATTGAAAATGCAATCAAGTACGGGAAGGAAGGTGGAAAAGTGGTTGTACAGTTTACCGAAACGAAAAAATATATTGACGTGGCGGTTCGTGATAATGGTCCCGGAATTCCGCATGAGCATTTAAATCGTATTTTTGAACGCTTTTACAGGGTGGATAAAAGCCGGTCGAAGGACATCGGGGGGACCGGGCTGGGACTGGCCATTGTGAAGCATATTCTCAATGCGCACCATACCAAGATCGCCGTCATGTCCAAGCCCGACAAAGGGACAACTTTCTCGTTCAAGCTTGAAAAAGCCTTTGTGCATCATGCACTCGAAAACCAGACCGAAGAAGCCCTGCCCGAGCAACATCCTTAATCTATTTTATAATCATTTAAACTTCTTTCCATGTTTGTTCACAACGTATTCTTCTGGCTTAAAGAAAAAGATAATCAAGAAGCAAAAAGCGCTCTGCTGGCCGGTATCAAGTCACTCGAAGCTATTGAGTCCATCGACAAAGCTTACATTGGCGAGCCTGCCGGTACACGCCGCCCGGTAATCGATGCTTCTTACGACTTTGCCGAAGTCCTTGTTTTTGCAGATGAAGCCGCGCATGACGAATACCAGGTTCACCCCCTCCATACAAAGTTTGTGGAAGAGTGCGCCCACCTCTGGGAGAAAGTGGTGATATACGATGTGGAAGCCTGACCTTTGATAATAAATGTTAACAGTTTATCCACATTCATTTTGTGGATAAACTGTTAATAACATTGAAAATAATTGAACGACAGCTAGTTAACCTATGTTTACAAGTGTTGTAAAATGTGGATAACTCTGTTACAACCTTCTGCCCTGTGACTACTTGATCCCTGAAAGGACACTTTTGAATGGTATCTGACGTTTTATTAATAGTACAAACCAAGGATTGCCATGAATAGGAACCGAGTAATCTTAACAGCGGTATTCGCGTTGATCGCAACCATTATCATCTCATCATGCTCCCATCGTACCTATTACGGACCGGATTATGGATATGGTTACGGTTACCGGTATCACAGGCCATTACCACCGCCCCCTCCCCGACGAGTAGTAGTTGTTCCTGCACCGCGACACCGCATTATTTATGCGGATAGGCACCGGCCCAGCAGGTACGACAAGCGTCATTACCGGCAGCAATACCACCGGGGCGATCACTACGGAAATCGGAACCGCACACGCGGTCCGAGATAATCAGGTTACATTTTGAAAACAGAAAAAGGTAGAAATGACATGCATTTCTACCTTTTTCTGTTTTTGCGTAATGCCCGTGCTAGTTAGCTCCGTCTATGTTTGATTTGGATGTTTTGGCTTCCTCAGGCGCTTTAAATTTTGCATGCTCAATTTTGAGTACGACCGTATTGGGCCACTGGCGGTTGGTGTAAAACCGCTGACCATTCACGGCACTCACTGCAAGTCCCAGAGGTGTTGCCGAGCTCCGGATAGAGGCATCAAAATTGTTGACGTACTCCACAAGCTCACTTTTGTATCCTAGTACGCTTACCTTCGTTTGCGCAGTGCCTTCAATCAGCGGGAACAAAAACTCGCGCCGCTGGCCATACTTCCAGTCATCATCCCGCTTTTTGGTTACAAATGCATATATCGTCTTCTCGTCATTGGACTGCGTAAACCATACATCCTTGTCACGGATCACCGGCAGTGGCTTCACCGCGT harbors:
- a CDS encoding sensor histidine kinase; translation: MSLSPRFIAVILALLISLITTSFLAFVDGVSKGMLFVTAISSVVTSFFLTLYTIDVLVFREVNKMYRTIHKLKMRDFNMTPRKKLIQESNPMRTINDEIFVYVTKKQKEIDELKKLELFRREFLADVSHEFKTPIFAAQGFIHTLLDGAMEDENVRERFLRKAAKNLDSLDVLVKDLLVLSQMETGDIKMNTAPMDIRLLTHNIFSRLENIAHSREVTLKVKPEDMPEVWVLADMDRIEQVMLNLIENAIKYGKEGGKVVVQFTETKKYIDVAVRDNGPGIPHEHLNRIFERFYRVDKSRSKDIGGTGLGLAIVKHILNAHHTKIAVMSKPDKGTTFSFKLEKAFVHHALENQTEEALPEQHP
- a CDS encoding Dabb family protein — translated: MFVHNVFFWLKEKDNQEAKSALLAGIKSLEAIESIDKAYIGEPAGTRRPVIDASYDFAEVLVFADEAAHDEYQVHPLHTKFVEECAHLWEKVVIYDVEA
- a CDS encoding Glu/Leu/Phe/Val family dehydrogenase → MSYIEPAPIKDKENPLESMMQRFDKAVELLGISGEMYQILKVPRKQVTVGLPVTMDSGEIRVFEGYRVIHSTILGPSKGGIRFDPDVNIDEVRALAAWMTWKCAVVDIPYGGAKGGVACNPREMSAGEIERLTRAYTTALLDVFGPDQDIPAPDMGTGPREMAWLMDEYSKAKGMTVQAVVTGKPLVLGGSLGRTEATGRGVTISAVTGMEKLRINPYRATAAVQGFGNVGSHAALLLRERGVAIHAISDISGAYYNDKGIDVADAVKYRENNNGSLEGYPGAELIPGDDILTLPVDVLVPAAKEDVITRRNAAGIQAKIIVEGANGPTSAKADDIINEKGIMVVPDILANAGGVTVSYFEWVQNRIGYKWTLDRINRRTDRIMKDSFDKVYETAQKYKVSLRIAAYIVAIDKVSSTYKYRGGF